From Nocardia sp. NBC_00416:
TGGCAGACGCGCCCGATCAGTCGGGTCGCACCGCAGTGGTGACGGGATCGAACACTGGTATCGGACTGGAGGTGGCTCGCGGACTGGCCCGCCGCGGCGCCACGGTCGTGCTGGCCTGTCGCAACGATGTCGCCGCCGCCCGGGCGAAGGCGGGCCTCGAGGCGGCGGTGCCGGACGCCGATATCCGGACGGTGCACGTCGATATCGGGGATCTCGCCTCGGTCGCGGAGTGCGCGCGCCTGCTGCACGCCGAATTCCCCGCGATCGATCTGCTGATCAACAACGCCGGTGTGGTCGCGGGATCGCATACGCTGACCGCGGACGGGTTCGAAAGCGATTTCGGCGTCAACTTCCTGGGTCATTTCGCCCTGACCGCCCGCCTGATCGATCTGGTCACCGCCGCGCCCGCGGGCCGGGTCGTCAGTATCAGCAGTCTCAGCCACGGCCGCCGCATGGCGCGACTGGACTTCGACGATCTCCAGTCCGAGCGGAACTTCGGGCGCCTGGTCACCTACTCGCGGTCGAAAATGGCGTCCACGACCTTCATGGTGGAACTACAGCGCCGACTGGGCGCCGCGGGATCGCGGGCGCTCTCGGTGGGCGCGCACCCCGGTGCGGTGCGGTCCACGATCCTGCGAGACGAGAGCCTGCTCGTCCGGATCGCCTACAGCGGTGTGGTGATGACCCTGGCGCGCCTGGTCACCCAGACGCCGGAGCGGGGGGCGTTGCCGATACTGCGGGCCGCCCTCGATCCGGACACGGTGGGCGCCGGGTTCTACGGACCCGGGAACCGCGGGGGCCTGGTGGGGCCGGCGGTGGCGATGCCGGCCTCCCCGGCGGCGCACGATCCGGCGATCGGCCGTCGGCTGTGGGAGGCCGCCGAGCGGCTCACCGGTGTGCGGTTCCGTCTCGAGACGAGCGAGCAACCGCGCCCGGATATCGCCGCTGGACCCGGCCGCGCCGCGGCGTCGTCAGCGGAAACGGCCGGCGAAGGCGCGTAGCGGCAGGTCGGCGCTGGTGATCACGCCGGGCCGCGCCTCGACCACCGAGCGGACGGCATTGAGGGCGGGCAGCCCGGTGACCGTCATTCCCACGGAGGCGAACGCTTCGGGGGAGGAGAAATCCGTTCCCGGCTTGGGGAGGACCCGGTGCTTGCTGGAGATGTACGGATCTCCTTTGATCGTGGTGATATAGCAGCCCTGGACATCCCAGTGCGGGTCCGTGTGCGGGGTCATCTGCCATTCGACGTGTACCTCGACCTTCGGCACGCCGTCCACCATCCCCTGATACTTGATGTAGTTCGCGCCGAGCGAATCTTTGGGCAGCCGATACCACCCGAGATCGATATCGCGGGTGCACGCGCCGAGTTCGTAGTCGAAGGTGACCTCGTCGAGTGTCAGGCCGAAACAGTCCGCCATGAGGTGAACTCCGTCGGCGAACACCCGGGTGCCCTTCTCCAGCATTCCCGGCAGCTCCGGATCGTCCACGGGGCGGCCGTAGCCGACCATCTCCCACGAGCCGACCGAGTGGTGACAGGACACGTCGACGGACTCGATCACGGTGACGTTCTCCAGATCGGCGACATCACAGGTCTGCACGATGCCCAGGATCTGGGTGAGCCCGGGATTCATCCCGGTACCGTAGAACGTCGCCCCGCCCTTACGGCACGCCTCCTCCAGCACCGTGGTGGTGGATTTCCCGGAGGGATGCGGGTGGTTGGCATTGCGGTGGTGGCCGGTGATCCAGTCGGCTGTCGTCACGATATCGATCCCGGCTTCCAGGATCCGCACGTACAGGTCCTCGTCCGGGAAGACCCCGTGATAGGTCAGCACATCGGGTTTCGCGGCGATGATCTCCTCGACCGTTCCGGTGGCGACCACGCCGATCGGCTCGCCGCCGACGATCTCCCCGGCATCGCGGCCGATCTTCTCCGGTGTGTAGCAGTGCAACCCGATCAGCTCGAGGTCGGGATGGTTACCGACCCGCTTGATCATCTCGGTGCCGACATTGCCGGTGGCGACCTGGAAGACGCGGATCGGGCGGGTGTCATCGATGGCCATGGGCGGCGGTCCTTCTGGTCTCGGGATAGAACTGGGCGGCCCAGGTGCGCAGGGCCGTGAAGCCCTCGTATTCGGAGCGGGCCAGGGCGGGCGGATCGGAATAGCGCTGGTGCTGCCAGATGTGGATGTCGGCTTCGAACTGTTCGATCACCGCTCGGGCGACCCGGTTCGCCGAGCGGGGCTGGGTGTCGCCGTCGTCGCCGGGCTCCCGGCCGATCCACACCGCGAACCGGACATCGCAGGTGGAATCGTCCACCGGGGTCACCGCGGACACCGTGCGATTGTCGATCATTCCCCAGCTCTTGGTGACCGCGACCCCGAGTCCGCCGTTGATCGCGTTCACCCCGCTGGTGACCTCGTCGATGGATTCGGCGCCGTCGCCGCCGAAGGTGATGGT
This genomic window contains:
- a CDS encoding oxidoreductase: MSSSYEPWTVADAPDQSGRTAVVTGSNTGIGLEVARGLARRGATVVLACRNDVAAARAKAGLEAAVPDADIRTVHVDIGDLASVAECARLLHAEFPAIDLLINNAGVVAGSHTLTADGFESDFGVNFLGHFALTARLIDLVTAAPAGRVVSISSLSHGRRMARLDFDDLQSERNFGRLVTYSRSKMASTTFMVELQRRLGAAGSRALSVGAHPGAVRSTILRDESLLVRIAYSGVVMTLARLVTQTPERGALPILRAALDPDTVGAGFYGPGNRGGLVGPAVAMPASPAAHDPAIGRRLWEAAERLTGVRFRLETSEQPRPDIAAGPGRAAASSAETAGEGA
- a CDS encoding NAD(P)H-dependent amine dehydrogenase family protein, producing MAIDDTRPIRVFQVATGNVGTEMIKRVGNHPDLELIGLHCYTPEKIGRDAGEIVGGEPIGVVATGTVEEIIAAKPDVLTYHGVFPDEDLYVRILEAGIDIVTTADWITGHHRNANHPHPSGKSTTTVLEEACRKGGATFYGTGMNPGLTQILGIVQTCDVADLENVTVIESVDVSCHHSVGSWEMVGYGRPVDDPELPGMLEKGTRVFADGVHLMADCFGLTLDEVTFDYELGACTRDIDLGWYRLPKDSLGANYIKYQGMVDGVPKVEVHVEWQMTPHTDPHWDVQGCYITTIKGDPYISSKHRVLPKPGTDFSSPEAFASVGMTVTGLPALNAVRSVVEARPGVITSADLPLRAFAGRFR